A region from the Haemorhous mexicanus isolate bHaeMex1 chromosome 12, bHaeMex1.pri, whole genome shotgun sequence genome encodes:
- the LOC132332987 gene encoding hydrocephalus-inducing protein homolog, with protein sequence MSEASSLIARLKQYRWIVPAQGEVELKVNFFAKKPGRFEQTLSFELVPSKRQYKLPCSGTGLYPSISQNPRVVFPQWRATMKEGEVIFKEYVESTKQFHFGPLLCGRSREWYKTQNCPGNSENITIFNNSPTDVKVRFSFENAGEADTFLLNPPRMTLKPKEKKELTLWAYPTSPGFLEDKLVCSIEKNPNPVVFSLCCYGVGMKMEVSTRELSFDKLLLHRTDCRTLVLKNNSMLPMAWQLRGLDDLVENFSLSQNNGILDPRSEFEVTLHFKAEQIGSIEKTLRLEVSDAENILGVVQTENIKISAEVYDVSLGIDMPEGADGSLEFGTINVLDKVKKVLSLKIKGIYRIEYRFTLKGAGPRMQDLASYFTVTPQSGMVNASHPDASVEIIFHPTSEILLKNIPILYCQVIDASSGEGGQAVTNIPIRVSAKAEYSKYSIVPASPTDFGAMIKGTKKSRTVVLKNNGTLSFKFHIRRELKLASALESKSSKQGESAPSAKKRSKGRKSGSSTQGHLRLGMFTVSPCSGSVHPSRMQLIKVECLAEQEGTWEEQIYIDIMDRDPTDNPLGIPFTLIVETCVPGLVENVASIFKEYPICSSADLSHQLQSVKGTGLFVRDENRFIFSKVQVGQEAEAHFSICNACRLPCDVALSIKPLPGEEQSLINNIFKLDPVKMSIRGSSSAVATVTFTPPNKQSYDCTFEASLEMPKGSVEVKPQILTFTISGKGQELPVTVVRPSARSKREIAVLRFKRLQLEDTEMLPLVIRNNGIKPVKFMLHLEDEHGVFLLKGRASTFKTFQTGNVEGDSVRNESKPAKQPFFLLRHGQSAEFDVIFKPTLAQRLEGKICLLVGDSRLTLTELVGEGHMDEFTLDGLKEDPQERNAKSSLKKDIIDAVRANHIQFGHCPVGKRCRRTFTITNHTRTQFMRFVWDADAIFQFSPKVGHLHPGCAKGITVTLKADVPGTFRRRLVKCKVTKINFKRPRRKVPDWDDQMCIVTWKDIPRKDLAARWFKKERVVETVPEPAHTVLEKSSQEAEVYLSAIVFYTQFKLSTTVVQFKDTSPLQTRIATFRLSNTGKVALEYSWEEAEDSEAVKKQYSSALMRHFLSSETLKRCRKMLHRFGWQPDRPFETQSSGLQLLHQLAKRLQQQQDSEQQQQQQPEQQDHPKLCRSRRVGSALEILPDPFHDLPLFSIKPCHGIIAPGQKQAFQVRFSPKCEGTFETTLQCRIPNLKPNQKTGQVIVKAQEQKSLGKPLEQREKGQRAKKQKPAPKGQNFCQLKSPEGTSNIVPSAAAGLPPFTRDLCIPHLPAHAKSGCTLSAPRAGLGGSRAGLPNS encoded by the exons GTACAAGACCCAGAACTGTCCCGGCAACTCTGAAAATATAACCATCTTCAACAACTCCCCCACGGACGTAAAGGTCCGATTCTCCTTTGAGAATGCTGGGGAAGCAGATACGTTCCTTTTGAACCCTCCCCGCATGACACTGAAACCAAAGGAGAAGAAG GAGCTGACCCTTTGGGCATACCCCACTTCCCCTGGCTTCCTGGAAGACAAACTCGTCTGCAGCATTGAGAAGAACCCGAACCCAGTGGtcttcagcctgtgctgctATGGGGTGGGCATGAAGATGGAGGTCAGCACCCGGGAGCTGTCTTTTGACAAACTGCTTCTGCACAG GACTGACTGCAGGACCTTAGTCCTGAAAAACAACAGCATGCTGCCCATGGCCTGGCAGCTCCGTGGGCTGGATGACCTTGTTGAGAACTTCTCCTTGTCACAAAATAATGGCATCCTTGATCCCCGCTCAGAGTTTGAAGTAACACTGCATTTCAAGGCTGAGCAGATTGGCAGCATTGAGAAGACCCTCCGACTAGAG GTTTCAGATGCAGAAAACATCCTGGGGGTTGTTCAGacagaaaacatcaaaatcTCTGCAGAGGTCTATGATGTTTCTCTGGGCATTGACATGCCTGAAG GTGCAGATGGAAGCTTGGAATTTGGAACAATTAATGTCCTGGATAAGGTGAAGAAAGTCCTGAGTCTAAAGATCAAAGGGATATACAGGATTGAGTACAG GTTCACGCTGAAGGGTGCAGGTCCCAGGATGCAAGACTTGGCATCCTACTTCACCGTTACACCTCAGTCGGGCATGGTGAATGCCTCCCACCCTGATGCGAGTGTTGAGATAATCTTCCACCCCACAAGTGAAATCCTCCTCAAGAACATACCCATCCTGTACTGCCAG GTGATAGATGCCAGCTCAGGTGAAGGAGGCCAGGCTGTTACCAACATCCCAATAAGAGTGTCGGCCAAAGCCGAGTACAGCAAGTACAGCATTGTGCCTGCCTCACCCACCGACTTCGGAGCCATGATCAAGGGCACCAAGAAGAGCCGGACTGTTGTGCTGAAGAACAACGGCACGCTCAGCTTCAAATTCCACATCCGCCGAGAACTCAAGCTTGCATCTGCATTGGAAAGCAAAAG TTCAAAGCAAGGGGAATCTGCTCCATCAGCTAAAAAGCGCtcaaaaggaaggaaatcagGCTCCTCGACACAG GGTCACCTCAGGCTTGGCATGTTCACAGTGTCCCCCTGCTCCGGCTCCGTCCATCCGTCGCGCATGCAGTTGATCAAAGTGGAGTGCCtcgcagagcaggaggggacatgggaggAGCAGATCTACATTGACATCATGGACAGAGACCCCACAGACAATCCCCTCGGCATTCCCTTCACCCTGATTGTCGAGACCTGCGTCCCAG GACTTGTTGAGAATGTCGCGTCAATCTTCAAGGAGTATCCGATCTGCAGCAGCGCCGACCTCAGCCACCAGCTGCAGTCGGTGAAAGGCACGGGCCTCTTTGTCAGAGATGAGAATAGATTCATCTTCAGCAAGGTTCAGGTTGGGCAAGAGGCAGAAGCCCATTTCAGTATCTGCAATGCTTGCCGTCTGCCATGTGACGTGGCCCTCTCCATCAAACCCCTGCCTGGAGAG GAACAAAGCCTTATCAACAACATTTTCAAGCTGGATCCAGTCAAGATGTCCATTCGTGGCTCGTCCTCTGCCGTTGCTACGGTGACCTTCACTCCACCAAACAAGCAGAGCTACGACTGCACCTTCGAGGCTTCCCTTGAGATGCCCAAGGG ctctgtggaagtgaaaccccaaatcctgacctTCACCATCAGTGGaaaggggcaggagctgccggTGACAGTCGTGCGCCCAAGTGCTCGCAGCAAGAGGGAAATAGCCGTGCTGCGCTTCAAAAGGCTCCAGCTGGAGGATACAGAGATGCTCCCCCTGGTCATCCGTAACAACGGCATCAAACCTGTCAAG TTTATGTTACACCTGGAGGATGAGCACGGAGTGTTCTTGTTGAAAGGCAGGGCCTCTACATTCAAGACATTCCAAACTGGAAATGTGGAAGGGGACTCCGTCAGAAACG AGAGCAAGCCCGCAAAGCagcctttctttcttctgcGTCATGGGCAATCGGCAGAGTTTGATGTCATTTTCAAACCCACCCTGGCTCAACGTCTGGAAGGGAAGATTTGTCTGTTAGTGGGGGACTCCCGCCTGACCCTAACCGAGCTGGTGGGTGAAGGCCACATGGATGAATTCACCCTTGATGGGTTAAAGGAAGACCCCCAGGAGAGGAATGCCAAGAGCAGTCTAAAGAAAGACATCATTGATG CTGTCAGAGCAAATCACATCCAGTTTGGGCACTGTCCTGTCGGGAAGCGCTGCCGCAGGACCTTCACCATCACCAACCACACCCGTACGCAGTTCATGCGCTTTGTGTGGGACGCAGATGCCATATTCCAGTTCTCCCCCAAG GTGGGACACCTccatcctggctgtgccaagggcaTCACAGTGACCTTGAAAGCAGATGTCCCAGGCACCTTCAGGAGGCGCCTTGTGAAATGTAAGGTGACCAAGATCAACTTCAAGCGGCCACGAAGGAAGGTTCCAGACTGGGATGACCAAATGTGCATTGTGACGTGGAAGGATATCCCCAGGAAAGACCTGGCAGCCAGATGGTTTAAAAAAGAGAGG GTGGTCGAGACAGTCCCGGAACCAGCTCACACTGTGCTGGagaagagcagccaggaggctGAGGTGTACCTCAGTGCCATTGTTTTCTACACCCAGTTCAAACTGAGCACAACCGTGGTTCAGTTCAAGGATACCTCCCCCTTGCAGACAAGGATAGCCAC TTTCAGGCTATCCAACACAGGGAAGGTAGCCCTGGAATACTCCTGGGAGGAAGCTGAAGACAGTGAAGCAGTGAAGAAGCAATACTCATCTGCTCTGATGC gtcatttcctctcctctgaaACTTTAAAGCGTTGCAGAAAGATGCTGCATCGTTTTGGGTGGCAGCCGGATCGTCCTTTTGAAACTCAATcttctgggctgcagctgctgcatcagCTGGCCAAgcggctgcagcagcagcaggattctgagcagcagcagcagcagcagcccgagCAGCAGGACCATCCCAAGCTGTGCCGCTCAAGGCGTGTTGGTTCCGCCCTGGAAATCCTGCCAGATCCCTTCCATGACCTGCCACTGTTCTCCATCAAGCCCTGCCACGGCATCATCGCCCCTGGCCAGAAGCAGGCCTTTCAAGTGCGGTTCTCCCCAAAGTGTGAGGGGACGTTTGAGACCACcctgcagtgcag GATTCCTAACTTGAAGCCAAATCAAAAAACGGGGCAGGTAATTGTGAAAGCCCAGGAACAGAAGAGTCTTGGTAAACCAttagagcagagagagaaaggcCAGAGAGCCAAGAAGCAGAAACCAGCACCTAAGGGGCAGAATTTTTGTCAGCTGAAGTCTCCTGAAGGAACCAGCAACATCgtgccttctgctgctgctggtctcCCACCCTTCACCAGAGACCTCTGCATCCCTCACCTCCCGGCCCACGCCAAGAGTGGCTGCACCCTCTCCGCCCCTCGAGCCGGTCtgggtggcagcagagcagggctgcccaaCTCCTAg